A part of Rhinolophus ferrumequinum isolate MPI-CBG mRhiFer1 chromosome 11, mRhiFer1_v1.p, whole genome shotgun sequence genomic DNA contains:
- the MADD gene encoding MAP kinase-activating death domain protein isoform X1 — MVQKKKFCPRLLDYLVIVGARHPSSDSVAQTPELLRRYPLEDHAEFPLPPDVVFFCQPEGCLSVRQRRMSLRDDTSFVFTLTDKDTGVTRYGICVNFYRSFQKRMPKEKGEAGAGSRGKDGARASCASEELGTESSESGSSLQPPSTDSTPDVNQSPRGKRRAKAGSRSRNSTLTSLCVLSHYPFFSTFRECLYTLKRMVDCCSERLLGKKLGLPRGIQRDTMWRIFTGSLLVEERSSALLHDLREIEAWIYRLLRSPVPVSGQKRVDIEVLPQELQQALTFALPDPSRFSLVDFPLHLPLELLGVDACLQVLTCILLEHKVVLQSRDYNALSMSVMAFVAMIYPLEYMFPVIPLLPTCMASAEQLLLAPTPYIIGVPASFFLYKLDFKMPDDVWLVDLDSSRVIAPTNAEVLPVLPEPESLELKKHLKQALASMSLNTQPILNLEKFHEGQEIPLLLGKPSNDLQSTPSTEFNPLIYGNDVDSVDVATRVAMVRFFNSPNVLQGFQMHTRTLRLFPRPVVAFQAGSFLASRPRQTPFAEKLARTQAVEYFGEWILNPTNYAFQRIHNNMFDPALIGDKPKWYAHQLQPIHYRVYDGNSQLAEALSVPPERDSDSEPTDDSGSDSMEYDDSSSSYSSLGDFVSEMMKCDINGDTPNVDPLTHAALGDASEVKIDELQNQKEAEEPGPDSENSQENPPPRSSTAASSSPSTTVHGASSAPADSAEMDDKAAGGLCRPLPPVPPSVGKSGVDRRQTEIGEGSVRRRTYDNPYFEPQYGFPPEEDEDEQGESYTPRFSQHVSGNRAQRLLRPNSLKLASDSDAESDSRASSPTSTVSNNSTEGFGGIMSFASSLYRNHSTSFSLSNLTLPTKGARDKTTPFPSLKVFGLNTLMEIVTEAGPGSGEGNRRALVDQKSSVIKHSPTVKREPPSPQGRSSNSSENQQFLKEVVHSVLDGQGVGWLNMKKVRRLLESEQLRVFVLSKLNRTVQSEDDARQDVIPDVEISRKVYKGMLDLLKCTVLSLEQSYAHAGLGGMASIFGLLEIAQTHYYSKEPDKRKRSPTETVITPVGKDLGLAGRGDPKAMAQLRVPQLGPRAPSATGKGPKELDTRSLKEENFVASVELWNKHQEVKKQKAMEKQRPEVIKPVFDLGETEEKKSQISADSGVSLTSGSQRTDPDSVTGVSPPVMIRSSSQDSEVSTVVSNSSGETLGADSDLSSNAGDGPGGEGSTHLTSSRGTLSDSEIETNSATSAIFGKAHSLKPSVKEKLVGSPVRSSEDVSQRVYLYEGLLGRDKGSMWDQLEDAAMETFSMSKERSTLWDQMQFWEDAFLDAVMLEREGMGMDQGPQEMIDRYLSLGEHDRKRLEDDEDRLLATLLHNLISYMLLVKVNKNDIRKKVRRLMGKSHIGLVYSQQINEVLDQLTDLNGRDLSIRSSGSRHIKKQTFVVHAGTDTNGDIFFMEVCDDCVVLRSNIGTVYERWWYEKLINMTYCPKTKVLCLWRRNGSETQLNKFYTKKCRELYYCVKDSMERAAARQQSIKPGPELGGEFPVQDMKTGEGGLLQVTLEGINLKFMHNQERKVFIELNHIKKCNTVRGVFVLEEFVPEIKEVVSHKYKTPMAHEICYSVLCLFSYVAAVRSSEEDLRTPPRPVSS; from the exons ATGGTGCAAAAGAAGAAGTTCTGTCCTCGGTTACTTGACTATCTGGTGATCGTAGGCGCCAG GCACCCGAGCAGTGACAGTGTGGCCCAGACTCCAGAGCTGCTCCGGCGATACCCGCTAGAGGACCATGCCGAGTTTCCCCTGCCCCCAGACGTAGTGTTTTTCTGCCAGCCCGAGGGCTGTCTGAGTGTGCGGCAACGGCGCATGAGCCTGCGGGATGACACCTCTTTTGTCTTCACCCTCACTGACAAGGACACTGGAGTCACGCGTTATGGCATCTGTGTTAACTTCTACCGCTCCTTTCAGAAGCGAATGCCTAAGGAAAAGGGGGAAGCTGGAGCAGGGTCCCGGGGGAAGGACGGAGCCCGGGCCAGCTGTGCCTCAGAAGAGCTTGGCACCGAGAGCTCGGAGAGTGGCTCGTCCCTGCAGCCCCCCAGCACTGACTCCACCCCTGATGTGAACCAGTCTCCTCGTGGAAAGCGCCGGGCCAAGGCGGGGAGCCGTTCCCGCAACAGTACTCTGACGTCCCTGTGCGTGCTCAGCCACTACCCCTTCTTCTCCACCTTCCGGGAGTGTCTGTACACCCTCAAACGTATGGTGGACTGCTGTAGCGAGCGACTGCTGGGCAAGAAGCTGGGCCTCCCTCGAGGCATACAAAG GGACACCATGTGGCGCATCTTTACGGGATCACTGCTAGTGGAGGAGAGGTCAAGTGCCCTTCTGCACGACCTTCGAGAGATTGAGGCCTGGATCTATCGACTGCTGCGTTCCCCGGTCCCCGTCTCTGGGCAGAAGCGAGTAGACATTGAGGTCCTGCCCCAGGAGCTCCAGCAGGCTCTGACCTTTGCTCTCCCAGACCCCTCTCGGTTCAGCCTGGTGGATTTCCCGCTGCACCTTCCCTTGGAACTTCTGGGTGTGGATGCCTGTCTTCAGGTGCTAACCTGCATCCTGTTAGAGCACAAG GTGGTGCTACAGTCCCGAGACTACAACGCACTGTCCATGTCTGTGATGGCATTTGTGGCAATGATCTACCCCCTGGAGTATATGTTTCCTGTTATCCCACTGCTGCCCACCTGTATGGCATCAGCAGAGCAG CTGCTGTTGGCTCCAACGCCGTACATCATCGGTGTCCCTGCCAGCTTCTTCCTCTACAAACTGGACTTCAAAATGCCTGATGATGTATGGCTAGTGGATCTGGACAGCAGTCGG GTGATTGCTCCCACCAATGCAGAAGTGCTACCTGTCCTGCCAGAACCAGAGTCATTAGAATTGAAAAAACACTTAAAGCAG GCCCTCGCCAGCATGAGTCTCAACACCCAGCCAATCCTCAATCTGGAGAAATTCCATGAGGGCCAGGAGATCCCCCTTCTCTTGGGAAAGCCTTCTAATGACCTGCAGTCCACACCGTCCACTGAATTCAACCCTCTCATCTATGGCAATGACGTGGATTCTGTGGATGTCGCCACCAG AGTGGCCATGGTCCGTTTCTTCAACTCCCCCAACGTGCTGCAGGGCTTTCAGATGCACACGCGCACCCTGCGTCTCTTCCCGCGGCCTGTGGTAGCTTTTCAGGCTGGCTCCTTTCTAGCCTCACGTCCCCGGCAGACTCCTTTCGCTGAGAAATTGGCCAGGACTCAGGCTGTGGAGTACTTTGGGGAATGGATCCTTAACCCCACCAACTATGCCTTTCAGCGAATTCACAACA ACATGTTTGATCCGGCTCTGATCGGTGACAAGCCAAAGTGGTATGCTCACCAGCTGCAGCCCATCCATTATCGAGTCTATGATGGCAATTCCCAGCTGGCGGAGGCGCTGAGTGTGCCCCCAGAGCGTGACTCCGATTCTGAGCCCACTGATGACAG TGGCAGTGATAGTATGGAGTATGATGACTCAAGCTCTTCTTACTCCTCCCTTGGTGACTTTGTTAGTGAAATGATGAAATGTGACATCAATGGTGATACTCCTA ACGTGGATCCTCTGACACATGCGGCCTTGGGAGATGCCAGTGAGGTGAAGATTGACGAGCTGCAGAaccagaaggaagcagaggaacCTGGCCCAGACAGCGAGAACTCGCAGGAAAACCCCCCACCGCGCTCCAGCACCGCcgccagcagcagccccagcaccACCGTCCACGGAGCCAGTTCT GCACCTGCTGACTCAGCGGAGATGGATGATAAGGCGGCAGGAGGCCTCTGCAGACCCCTCCCTCCCGTGCCTCCCAGCGTTGGCAAATCGGGCGTGGACAGGCGTCAGACAGAAATTGGAGAGGGGTCAGTGCGCCGGCGAACCTATGACAACCCATACTTCGAGCCCCAATATGGCTTTCCCCCTGAGGAAGATGAGGATGAGCAGGGGGAAAGTTATACTCCCCGATTCAGCCAACATGTCAGTGGCAATCG GGCTCAAAGGCTGCTGCGGCCCAACAGCTTGAAACTGGCAAGCGACTCCGATGCAGAGTCAGACTCTCGAGCGAGCTCTCCCACCTCCACCGTCTCCAACAACAGCACCGAGGGCTTCGGGGGCATCATGTCTTTTGCCA GCAGCCTATATCGGAACCACAGTACAAGCTTCAGTCTTTCAAACCTCACACTGCCCACCAAAGGTGCTCGGGACAAGACCACGCCCTTCCCCAGTCTGAAAG TATTTGGGCTAAATACTCTAATGGAGATTGTTACTGAAGCCGGCCCCGGGAGTGGTGAAG GAAACAGGAGGGCCTTAGTGGACCAGAAGTCATCTGTCATTAAACACAGCCCAACAGTGAAGAGAGAGCCTCCATCACCCCAGGGTCGATCCAGCAATTCTAg TGAGAACCAGCAGTTCCTGAAGGAGGTGGTGCACAGCGTGCTGGATGGCCAGGGGGTTGGCTGGCTCAACATGAAAAAGGTGCGACGGCTGCTGGAGAGCGAGCAGCTGCGAGTCTTCGTCCTGAGCAAGCTGAACCGCACCGTGCAGTCAGAGGACGATGCCCGGCAGGACGTCATCCCAGATGTG GAGATCAGCCGAAAGGTGTACAAGGGAATGCTAGACCTGCTCAAGTGCACGGTGCTCAGTCTGGAGCAGTCCTATGCCCACGCAGGTCTCGGCGGCATGGCCAGCATCTTCGGCCTTCTGGAGATCGCGCAGACCCACTATTATAGCAAAG AACCAGACAAGCGGAAGAGAAGTCCAACAGAGACTGTAATTACACCAGTTGGCAAGGATCTTGGCCTGGCCGGGCGGGGAGACCCAAAGGCGATGGCACAGCTAAGAGTTCCCCAGCTGGGACCTCGGGCACCAAGTGCTACAGGAAAGGGTCCCAAGGAACTGGACACCAGAAGTTTAAAGGAAGAGAATTTTGTAGCGTCTGTTG AATTGTGGAACAAGCACCAggaagtgaaaaagcaaaaagcTATGGAAAAACAGA GGCCTGAAGTAATCAAACCTGTCTTCGACCTTGGtgagacagaggagaaaaagtCCCAGATCAGCGCAGATAGTGGTGTGAGCCTGACATCTGGTTCCCAG AGGACTGATCCCGACTCCGTCACTGGTGTGAGTCCACCTGTTATGATCCGAAGTTCAAGTCAGGATTCTGAAGTTAGCACCGTG gtGAGTAATAGTTCTGGAGAGACCCTTGGAGCAGACAGTGACTTGAGCAGCAACGCAGGTGATGGACCAGGTGGCGAGGGAAGCACCCACTTGACAAGCTCTCGGGGTACTTTGTCTGATAGTGAAATTGAGACCAACTCTGCCACCAGCGCCATCTTT GGTAAAGCCCACAGCTTGAAGCCGAGTGTAAAGGAGAAGCTGGTGGGCAGCCCAGTACGCTCTTCTGAAGATGTAAGCCAGCGAGTTTATCTCTACGAGGGACTCCTAG GAAGGGACAAAGGATCGATGTGGGACCAGTTAGAGGATGCTGCTATGGAGACCTTTTCTATGA GCAAAGAACGTTCTACCTTATGGGACCAAATGCAGTTCTGGGAAGATGCGTTCTTAGATGCTGTGATGTTGGAGAGAGAAGGGATGGGTATGGACCAGGGTCCCCAGGAAATGATAGACAG GTACCTGTCCTTGGGAGAACATGACCGGAAGCGCCTAGAGGATGATGAAGATCGCTTGCTGGCCACACTGTTGCACAATCTCATCTCCTACATGCTCCTGGTGAAG GTAAATAAGAATGACATCCGGAAGAAAGTGAGACGCCTAATGGGAAAGTCCCATATTGGGCTTGTGTACAGCCAGCAAATCAATGAAGTGCTTGATCAGCTGACAGACCTG AATGGACGTGATCTTTCTATTCGGTCCAGTGGCAGCCGGCACATAAAGAAGCAGACATTTGTGGTACATGCGGGGACAGACACAAATGGAGATATCTTTTTTATGGAG GTGTGTGACGACTGCGTGGTGTTACGCAGTAACATCGGGACGGTATACGAGCGCTGGTGGTACGAGAAGCTCATCAACATGACCTACTGTCCCAAGACCAAGGTCTTGTGCTTGTGGCGTAGAAACGGCTCTGAGACCCAGCTCAACAAATTCTACACCAAGAAG TGTCGGGAGCTGTACTACTGTGTGAAGGATAGCATGGAGCGTGCGGCCGCCCGCCAGCAAAGCATCAAACCTG GACCTGAACTAGGTGGCGAGTTCCCTGTGCAGGACATGAAGACTGGTGAGGGTGGCTTGCTGCAGGTCACCCTAGAAGGGATCAATCTCAAGTTCATGCACAACCAG GAGCGGAAG GTTTTCATAGAGCTGAATCACATTAAAAAGTGCAATACAGTTCGAGGCGTCTTTGTCCTGGAGGAATTTG TTCCTGAAATTAAAGAAGTGGTGAGCCACAAGTACAAGACACCAATG GCCCACGAGATCTGCTACTCTGTGTTGTGTCTCTTCTCGTATGTGGCTGCAGTTCGTAGCAGTGAGGAAGATCTCAGAACCCCACCCCGGCCCGTCTCTAGCTGA
- the MADD gene encoding MAP kinase-activating death domain protein isoform X2: MVQKKKFCPRLLDYLVIVGARHPSSDSVAQTPELLRRYPLEDHAEFPLPPDVVFFCQPEGCLSVRQRRMSLRDDTSFVFTLTDKDTGVTRYGICVNFYRSFQKRMPKEKGEAGAGSRGKDGARASCASEELGTESSESGSSLQPPSTDSTPDVNQSPRGKRRAKAGSRSRNSTLTSLCVLSHYPFFSTFRECLYTLKRMVDCCSERLLGKKLGLPRGIQRDTMWRIFTGSLLVEERSSALLHDLREIEAWIYRLLRSPVPVSGQKRVDIEVLPQELQQALTFALPDPSRFSLVDFPLHLPLELLGVDACLQVLTCILLEHKVVLQSRDYNALSMSVMAFVAMIYPLEYMFPVIPLLPTCMASAEQLLLAPTPYIIGVPASFFLYKLDFKMPDDVWLVDLDSSRVIAPTNAEVLPVLPEPESLELKKHLKQALASMSLNTQPILNLEKFHEGQEIPLLLGKPSNDLQSTPSTEFNPLIYGNDVDSVDVATRVAMVRFFNSPNVLQGFQMHTRTLRLFPRPVVAFQAGSFLASRPRQTPFAEKLARTQAVEYFGEWILNPTNYAFQRIHNNMFDPALIGDKPKWYAHQLQPIHYRVYDGNSQLAEALSVPPERDSDSEPTDDSGSDSMEYDDSSSSYSSLGDFVSEMMKCDINGDTPNVDPLTHAALGDASEVKIDELQNQKEAEEPGPDSENSQENPPPRSSTAASSSPSTTVHGASSAPADSAEMDDKAAGGLCRPLPPVPPSVGKSGVDRRQTEIGEGSVRRRTYDNPYFEPQYGFPPEEDEDEQGESYTPRFSQHVSGNRAQRLLRPNSLKLASDSDAESDSRASSPTSTVSNNSTEGFGGIMSFASSLYRNHSTSFSLSNLTLPTKGARDKTTPFPSLKVFGLNTLMEIVTEAGPGSGEGNRRALVDQKSSVIKHSPTVKREPPSPQGRSSNSSENQQFLKEVVHSVLDGQGVGWLNMKKVRRLLESEQLRVFVLSKLNRTVQSEDDARQDVIPDVEISRKVYKGMLDLLKCTVLSLEQSYAHAGLGGMASIFGLLEIAQTHYYSKEPDKRKRSPTETVITPVGKDLGLAGRGDPKAMAQLRVPQLGPRAPSATGKGPKELDTRSLKEENFVASVELWNKHQEVKKQKAMEKQRPEVIKPVFDLGETEEKKSQISADSGVSLTSGSQRTDPDSVTGVSPPVMIRSSSQDSEVSTVSNSSGETLGADSDLSSNAGDGPGGEGSTHLTSSRGTLSDSEIETNSATSAIFGKAHSLKPSVKEKLVGSPVRSSEDVSQRVYLYEGLLGRDKGSMWDQLEDAAMETFSMSKERSTLWDQMQFWEDAFLDAVMLEREGMGMDQGPQEMIDRYLSLGEHDRKRLEDDEDRLLATLLHNLISYMLLVKVNKNDIRKKVRRLMGKSHIGLVYSQQINEVLDQLTDLNGRDLSIRSSGSRHIKKQTFVVHAGTDTNGDIFFMEVCDDCVVLRSNIGTVYERWWYEKLINMTYCPKTKVLCLWRRNGSETQLNKFYTKKCRELYYCVKDSMERAAARQQSIKPGPELGGEFPVQDMKTGEGGLLQVTLEGINLKFMHNQERKVFIELNHIKKCNTVRGVFVLEEFVPEIKEVVSHKYKTPMAHEICYSVLCLFSYVAAVRSSEEDLRTPPRPVSS; the protein is encoded by the exons ATGGTGCAAAAGAAGAAGTTCTGTCCTCGGTTACTTGACTATCTGGTGATCGTAGGCGCCAG GCACCCGAGCAGTGACAGTGTGGCCCAGACTCCAGAGCTGCTCCGGCGATACCCGCTAGAGGACCATGCCGAGTTTCCCCTGCCCCCAGACGTAGTGTTTTTCTGCCAGCCCGAGGGCTGTCTGAGTGTGCGGCAACGGCGCATGAGCCTGCGGGATGACACCTCTTTTGTCTTCACCCTCACTGACAAGGACACTGGAGTCACGCGTTATGGCATCTGTGTTAACTTCTACCGCTCCTTTCAGAAGCGAATGCCTAAGGAAAAGGGGGAAGCTGGAGCAGGGTCCCGGGGGAAGGACGGAGCCCGGGCCAGCTGTGCCTCAGAAGAGCTTGGCACCGAGAGCTCGGAGAGTGGCTCGTCCCTGCAGCCCCCCAGCACTGACTCCACCCCTGATGTGAACCAGTCTCCTCGTGGAAAGCGCCGGGCCAAGGCGGGGAGCCGTTCCCGCAACAGTACTCTGACGTCCCTGTGCGTGCTCAGCCACTACCCCTTCTTCTCCACCTTCCGGGAGTGTCTGTACACCCTCAAACGTATGGTGGACTGCTGTAGCGAGCGACTGCTGGGCAAGAAGCTGGGCCTCCCTCGAGGCATACAAAG GGACACCATGTGGCGCATCTTTACGGGATCACTGCTAGTGGAGGAGAGGTCAAGTGCCCTTCTGCACGACCTTCGAGAGATTGAGGCCTGGATCTATCGACTGCTGCGTTCCCCGGTCCCCGTCTCTGGGCAGAAGCGAGTAGACATTGAGGTCCTGCCCCAGGAGCTCCAGCAGGCTCTGACCTTTGCTCTCCCAGACCCCTCTCGGTTCAGCCTGGTGGATTTCCCGCTGCACCTTCCCTTGGAACTTCTGGGTGTGGATGCCTGTCTTCAGGTGCTAACCTGCATCCTGTTAGAGCACAAG GTGGTGCTACAGTCCCGAGACTACAACGCACTGTCCATGTCTGTGATGGCATTTGTGGCAATGATCTACCCCCTGGAGTATATGTTTCCTGTTATCCCACTGCTGCCCACCTGTATGGCATCAGCAGAGCAG CTGCTGTTGGCTCCAACGCCGTACATCATCGGTGTCCCTGCCAGCTTCTTCCTCTACAAACTGGACTTCAAAATGCCTGATGATGTATGGCTAGTGGATCTGGACAGCAGTCGG GTGATTGCTCCCACCAATGCAGAAGTGCTACCTGTCCTGCCAGAACCAGAGTCATTAGAATTGAAAAAACACTTAAAGCAG GCCCTCGCCAGCATGAGTCTCAACACCCAGCCAATCCTCAATCTGGAGAAATTCCATGAGGGCCAGGAGATCCCCCTTCTCTTGGGAAAGCCTTCTAATGACCTGCAGTCCACACCGTCCACTGAATTCAACCCTCTCATCTATGGCAATGACGTGGATTCTGTGGATGTCGCCACCAG AGTGGCCATGGTCCGTTTCTTCAACTCCCCCAACGTGCTGCAGGGCTTTCAGATGCACACGCGCACCCTGCGTCTCTTCCCGCGGCCTGTGGTAGCTTTTCAGGCTGGCTCCTTTCTAGCCTCACGTCCCCGGCAGACTCCTTTCGCTGAGAAATTGGCCAGGACTCAGGCTGTGGAGTACTTTGGGGAATGGATCCTTAACCCCACCAACTATGCCTTTCAGCGAATTCACAACA ACATGTTTGATCCGGCTCTGATCGGTGACAAGCCAAAGTGGTATGCTCACCAGCTGCAGCCCATCCATTATCGAGTCTATGATGGCAATTCCCAGCTGGCGGAGGCGCTGAGTGTGCCCCCAGAGCGTGACTCCGATTCTGAGCCCACTGATGACAG TGGCAGTGATAGTATGGAGTATGATGACTCAAGCTCTTCTTACTCCTCCCTTGGTGACTTTGTTAGTGAAATGATGAAATGTGACATCAATGGTGATACTCCTA ACGTGGATCCTCTGACACATGCGGCCTTGGGAGATGCCAGTGAGGTGAAGATTGACGAGCTGCAGAaccagaaggaagcagaggaacCTGGCCCAGACAGCGAGAACTCGCAGGAAAACCCCCCACCGCGCTCCAGCACCGCcgccagcagcagccccagcaccACCGTCCACGGAGCCAGTTCT GCACCTGCTGACTCAGCGGAGATGGATGATAAGGCGGCAGGAGGCCTCTGCAGACCCCTCCCTCCCGTGCCTCCCAGCGTTGGCAAATCGGGCGTGGACAGGCGTCAGACAGAAATTGGAGAGGGGTCAGTGCGCCGGCGAACCTATGACAACCCATACTTCGAGCCCCAATATGGCTTTCCCCCTGAGGAAGATGAGGATGAGCAGGGGGAAAGTTATACTCCCCGATTCAGCCAACATGTCAGTGGCAATCG GGCTCAAAGGCTGCTGCGGCCCAACAGCTTGAAACTGGCAAGCGACTCCGATGCAGAGTCAGACTCTCGAGCGAGCTCTCCCACCTCCACCGTCTCCAACAACAGCACCGAGGGCTTCGGGGGCATCATGTCTTTTGCCA GCAGCCTATATCGGAACCACAGTACAAGCTTCAGTCTTTCAAACCTCACACTGCCCACCAAAGGTGCTCGGGACAAGACCACGCCCTTCCCCAGTCTGAAAG TATTTGGGCTAAATACTCTAATGGAGATTGTTACTGAAGCCGGCCCCGGGAGTGGTGAAG GAAACAGGAGGGCCTTAGTGGACCAGAAGTCATCTGTCATTAAACACAGCCCAACAGTGAAGAGAGAGCCTCCATCACCCCAGGGTCGATCCAGCAATTCTAg TGAGAACCAGCAGTTCCTGAAGGAGGTGGTGCACAGCGTGCTGGATGGCCAGGGGGTTGGCTGGCTCAACATGAAAAAGGTGCGACGGCTGCTGGAGAGCGAGCAGCTGCGAGTCTTCGTCCTGAGCAAGCTGAACCGCACCGTGCAGTCAGAGGACGATGCCCGGCAGGACGTCATCCCAGATGTG GAGATCAGCCGAAAGGTGTACAAGGGAATGCTAGACCTGCTCAAGTGCACGGTGCTCAGTCTGGAGCAGTCCTATGCCCACGCAGGTCTCGGCGGCATGGCCAGCATCTTCGGCCTTCTGGAGATCGCGCAGACCCACTATTATAGCAAAG AACCAGACAAGCGGAAGAGAAGTCCAACAGAGACTGTAATTACACCAGTTGGCAAGGATCTTGGCCTGGCCGGGCGGGGAGACCCAAAGGCGATGGCACAGCTAAGAGTTCCCCAGCTGGGACCTCGGGCACCAAGTGCTACAGGAAAGGGTCCCAAGGAACTGGACACCAGAAGTTTAAAGGAAGAGAATTTTGTAGCGTCTGTTG AATTGTGGAACAAGCACCAggaagtgaaaaagcaaaaagcTATGGAAAAACAGA GGCCTGAAGTAATCAAACCTGTCTTCGACCTTGGtgagacagaggagaaaaagtCCCAGATCAGCGCAGATAGTGGTGTGAGCCTGACATCTGGTTCCCAG AGGACTGATCCCGACTCCGTCACTGGTGTGAGTCCACCTGTTATGATCCGAAGTTCAAGTCAGGATTCTGAAGTTAGCACC gtGAGTAATAGTTCTGGAGAGACCCTTGGAGCAGACAGTGACTTGAGCAGCAACGCAGGTGATGGACCAGGTGGCGAGGGAAGCACCCACTTGACAAGCTCTCGGGGTACTTTGTCTGATAGTGAAATTGAGACCAACTCTGCCACCAGCGCCATCTTT GGTAAAGCCCACAGCTTGAAGCCGAGTGTAAAGGAGAAGCTGGTGGGCAGCCCAGTACGCTCTTCTGAAGATGTAAGCCAGCGAGTTTATCTCTACGAGGGACTCCTAG GAAGGGACAAAGGATCGATGTGGGACCAGTTAGAGGATGCTGCTATGGAGACCTTTTCTATGA GCAAAGAACGTTCTACCTTATGGGACCAAATGCAGTTCTGGGAAGATGCGTTCTTAGATGCTGTGATGTTGGAGAGAGAAGGGATGGGTATGGACCAGGGTCCCCAGGAAATGATAGACAG GTACCTGTCCTTGGGAGAACATGACCGGAAGCGCCTAGAGGATGATGAAGATCGCTTGCTGGCCACACTGTTGCACAATCTCATCTCCTACATGCTCCTGGTGAAG GTAAATAAGAATGACATCCGGAAGAAAGTGAGACGCCTAATGGGAAAGTCCCATATTGGGCTTGTGTACAGCCAGCAAATCAATGAAGTGCTTGATCAGCTGACAGACCTG AATGGACGTGATCTTTCTATTCGGTCCAGTGGCAGCCGGCACATAAAGAAGCAGACATTTGTGGTACATGCGGGGACAGACACAAATGGAGATATCTTTTTTATGGAG GTGTGTGACGACTGCGTGGTGTTACGCAGTAACATCGGGACGGTATACGAGCGCTGGTGGTACGAGAAGCTCATCAACATGACCTACTGTCCCAAGACCAAGGTCTTGTGCTTGTGGCGTAGAAACGGCTCTGAGACCCAGCTCAACAAATTCTACACCAAGAAG TGTCGGGAGCTGTACTACTGTGTGAAGGATAGCATGGAGCGTGCGGCCGCCCGCCAGCAAAGCATCAAACCTG GACCTGAACTAGGTGGCGAGTTCCCTGTGCAGGACATGAAGACTGGTGAGGGTGGCTTGCTGCAGGTCACCCTAGAAGGGATCAATCTCAAGTTCATGCACAACCAG GAGCGGAAG GTTTTCATAGAGCTGAATCACATTAAAAAGTGCAATACAGTTCGAGGCGTCTTTGTCCTGGAGGAATTTG TTCCTGAAATTAAAGAAGTGGTGAGCCACAAGTACAAGACACCAATG GCCCACGAGATCTGCTACTCTGTGTTGTGTCTCTTCTCGTATGTGGCTGCAGTTCGTAGCAGTGAGGAAGATCTCAGAACCCCACCCCGGCCCGTCTCTAGCTGA